The DNA segment ggaacgttcaaagtacgtcgcgacgtaccttgacttgacagttcgcttacttcactccggttaggaaaattttccaaggacgtttgagtggagtttatttttacgaattTTGGAATCCATACAAAGATAACGGTGTAATTTCTTTGAGGACATATCAGAAATTTATCACGTATTTCGCAAAGTTTCATTTGGAAAGGAAATTTTTCAATAGTTTGTAGTGCACTTTTTGAGTCTGAAAATATGATTGttcttttagattttaataaaagaactagTTCTACAGCTTTTAAAAGAGCAAAACACTATCCAGTAAAAGGATTCAGGAGGAAGTTTAatcttttgtattattttatgttgccAATGAACTAGACCAATTGCAACACAATCATTAATAGAGATTTTAGAGGTATCTATCAATCTATCATCTAGCAAATATAATCCCATCCACCCCAATTTTGTTCCTCAACGCTACTCATGAAACGAATATTTGTCTCCAGAATATATTGTTTACTGACACCTTTATCATATCTTATATCCGGAGCTAGAATTACAGAATTGAATTTTCAGGTGGAAAGACTGAGCtatgaagatttttataaatggGATAGTATTAGTGGCAAGGACTTTAAAGACAACCTAACCGGAAAAATAAGCAAGATCCGTGTTATGACTTTCAAAAAATACAAGCAAagcattaaatacaaaacatctATGAATGCTTCAGCATCATCTTTTGATGTCGAAGTTCAGCCTAAAATCAAGTTATCACTGTCACCTTGGTCTCAGTTACAAAATCCAAATATGATGATTTGCTCAAACTTTGCACTGACAAAGTCATTCCTAATTGTCTTAAGCAAGAGTTTCTTTCTGAGTATTCCACGTGCAACTGAGCATGATATTGAAGATTGTGattgaataacaaaaaataataagatcACATGCCGCATATCTATCGTGTGCGTTTGGAGACTgctgcccgtatctttagacgtttcgtcaaatagtcctccactcttaactcatccgatgttGCTCGAGCATTCCTCCccaacttactcgagtttggtatttttacccccgtatctttagtcgtttacacgagcttaactcgactcgactcaacctccaacgcgcgttttgtAAGCCTTCgcttttaaactttatttattatttatttttaactttaaaataaatgtccAGCTTATTTAATATCTAGTTCAACAttttactgtgattatatttcatcccatatcatctcatctcatttcatttcatatcatttcattacatattatcatttttcatataaaaaagttttcattaaaattaaaataatacttgacctaaaggtcttagttatcaggtcataaaatccctttaaaaaaacaaaactaaaaaaaaatcactgtcaaatgtcaatagtGTCAATTTGTgaaaggaattaaataaatagcaactttaaattttacattaaactatgcattgcttttttttttaaacctttcaACTTCTATTTGTTTGTGGAAAGAAATTTCTATTTACTTTATCCATAAACTCTATAAATACAATAAAGgatcatattaaattaaacataagCGATCGAAAGGGAATAGTAGAACCTTAAATAATTtctgtaaaattaatttaatactcTTAAGTATTAATAagaatattatcaaaaataaatactatGCGTAAATACaacacatatttaaatttaatccgAAGTATTAATACTATCAATGCCGTTAGACGTAGGGTAGTCGTTACTGGACTGGGTGTCGTATCTCCTTTGGGTACTGGATCTGAATTAGTATGGACAAACATATTGAAGGGAAAATGTGGTATAGTGGCTCTCAATGATGAAGAATACATAAACCTTCCTTGCAGATTAGCTGGGCTTATACCTAGAGAAAAAGATGGTATTGTTGAAAAAGCATTGTCAAAATCTACTCTGAAGTCAATGGCTCCAGCTACATCATTAGCATTGGTTGCTACATCCGAGGCACTTAAAGATGCTAATTGGACGCCTAAAAGTGAACACTGTAAAGAAATGACCGGTGTTGCAATAGGCATGGGTATGATAGATTTAAATGATGTCTGTATCACAAATGAAGCATTAAAAGTTGGCTACAACAAAGTGAGCCCATTCTTTGTTCCTAGAATATTACCAAATATGGCTGCAGGGCACATAAGTATTAAATATGGATTCAGGGGACCTAACCATTCTGTTTCGACAGCTTGTGCAACTGGTGCTCATTCTATAGGGGATGCTTTCAGGTTTATAAAAAATGGTGATGCTGATGTTATGGTATGTGGTGGTGCAGAGGCGTGTATCAGCCCTTTAGCTATCGCAGGTTTCTGTAGACTAAGAGCACTGAGTACTTCATTCAATGGAGAACCTCATAAAGCTTCTAGGCCATTTGATAAAAAAAGAGATGGTTTTGTTATGGGTGAAGGAGCAGCCATATTGATTTTAGAAGAATATGAACATGCTTTCAAAAGGAGTGCTAAAATGTATGCTGAAATTTTAGGATATGGTCTTTCTGGTGATGCTTCTCACATAACTACACCAAGAGAAGATGGAAGTGGAGCTATGTTGTCTATGGCGAGAGCCTTGAAAGATGGCAATTTGCAAAAAGAAGATATAACATATATAAATGCCCATGCAACATCAACCCCGATAGGCGATGGTATTGAATCAACAGCTATTAAGTCATTATTCAAGGAACATGCATTAAAAATATCAGTTTCTTCAACTAAAGGAGCCC comes from the Bombyx mori chromosome 10, ASM3026992v2 genome and includes:
- the LOC101747135 gene encoding 3-oxoacyl-[acyl-carrier-protein] synthase, mitochondrial, which encodes MRKYNTYLNLIRSINTINAVRRRVVVTGLGVVSPLGTGSELVWTNILKGKCGIVALNDEEYINLPCRLAGLIPREKDGIVEKALSKSTLKSMAPATSLALVATSEALKDANWTPKSEHCKEMTGVAIGMGMIDLNDVCITNEALKVGYNKVSPFFVPRILPNMAAGHISIKYGFRGPNHSVSTACATGAHSIGDAFRFIKNGDADVMVCGGAEACISPLAIAGFCRLRALSTSFNGEPHKASRPFDKKRDGFVMGEGAAILILEEYEHAFKRSAKMYAEILGYGLSGDASHITTPREDGSGAMLSMARALKDGNLQKEDITYINAHATSTPIGDGIESTAIKSLFKEHALKISVSSTKGAHGHLLGAAGNLEAMFTILSCYHGVLPPTLNLDDPVDDLCYVAKNAKKWDHEKRIALKNSFGFGGTNASLCIANIL